In Brassica rapa cultivar Chiifu-401-42 chromosome A06, CAAS_Brap_v3.01, whole genome shotgun sequence, a single window of DNA contains:
- the LOC103848101 gene encoding anthocyanidin 3-O-glucoside 2'''-O-xylosyltransferase, translated as MGDFGSDGSSSMSIVMYPWLAFGHMTAFLHLSNKLAEKGHEIVFLLPKKALDQVKPLNLYPNLITFHTISIPHVKGLPPGAETNSDIPFFLTHLLAVAMNQTRPEVETILRTNKPDLVFYDSADWIPEIARPVGAKTVCYNTVSAASIALTLVPAAEREIIDGKEMSAEELAKPPLGYPSSKVVLLAREAKTLSFVWRRHEGVGSFFDGKVTAMRNCDAIAIRTCRETEGKFCDYIESQYNRPVYLTGPVLPVDEPNKTSLEPRWADWLAKFKPGSVVFCAFGSQPVVEKIDQFQELCLGLEATGLPFLVAIKPPSGVSTVEEALPEGFQERVRGRGVVYGGWVQQPMILDHPSVGCFVSHCGFGSMWESLMSDCQMVLVPQHGEQILNARLMAEEMEVAVEVEREENGWFSRRSLEDAVKSVMGEGSEVGEKVRKNHDKWRCVLSDSGFADGYISKFEQNLTDLVKS; from the coding sequence atggGCGATTTTGGATCCGATGGATCGTCAAGCATGAGCATTGTAATGTATCCGTGGTTAGCATTTGGTCACATGACTGCTTTTCTTCACCTCTCCAACAAGCTTGCAGAAAAAGGGCACGAGATCGTTTTCTTGCTCCCCAAGAAAGCTCTAGACCAGGTCAAACCTCTTAACCTCTACCCAAATCTCATCACTTTCCACACCATCTCAATTCCTCATGTCAAAGGGCTCCCTCCCGGTGCTGAGACCAACTCCGACATACCATTTTTCTTGACCCATTTGCTTGCGGTTGCAATGAACCAAACCCGGCCCGAGGTAGAGACAATTCTGCGTACAAACAAACCGGATTTGGTTTTCTACGATTCCGCTGATTGGATACCTGAAATCGCTAGACCGGTCGGTGCTAAAACGGTTTGCTACAATACCGTCAGCGCTGCGTCAATAGCCCTAACTCTTGTCCCTGCTGCGGAGCGAGAGATCATTGATGGGAAGGAAATGTCAGCGGAGGAGTTAGCTAAACCGCCTCTAGGTTACCCGTCTTCAAAAGTCGTCTTGCTTGCGCGCGAAGCAAAAACCCTAAGCTTCGTCTGGAGGAGACACGAGGGCGTTGGTTCTTTCTTCGATGGGAAAGTTACTGCGATGAGAAACTGCGATGCGATCGCTATAAGAACTTGCCGTGAGACGGAAGGCAAATTCTGCGATTACATCGAGAGCCAATACAACAGACCGGTTTATCTAACCGGACCGGTACTCCCCGTAGACGAACCTAATAAGACTTCCTTAGAGCCTCGATGGGCTGATTGGTTAGCCAAATTCAAGCCTGGTTCTGTTGTGTTCTGCGCTTTCGGTAGCCAACCCGTTGTAGAAAAGATAGATCAATTTCAAGAACTCTGTTTAGGGCTTGAAGCAACCGGTTTACCGTTTCTGGTCGCGATAAAGCCGCCTTCAGGTGTGTCAACGGTGGAGGAAGCGTTACCTGAAGGGTTCCAAGAGAGGGTTCGTGGACGTGGCGTTGTGTACGGAGGTTGGGTTCAGCAACCGATGATATTGGACCATCCTTCAGTGGGGTGTTTCGTTAGCCATTGTGGGTTTGGTTCGATGTGGGAGTCTTTGATGAGTGATTGCCAGATGGTTTTGGTGCCGCAGCACGGTGAACAGATATTGAACGCGAGGCTGATGGCAGAGGAGATGGAGGTGGCGGTGGAGGTTGAGAGGGAAGAGAATGGGTGGTTTTCACGGCGGAGTTTGGAGGATGCCGTGAAGAGTGTGATGGGTGAAGGTAGTGAGGTTGGTGAGAAAGTGAGGAAGAATCATGACAAATGGAGATGTGTTTTGAGCGACTCTGGGTTTGCTGATGGTTATATCAGCAAGTTTGAACAGAACTTAACTGATCTTGTGAAGTCATGA